The Carassius auratus strain Wakin unplaced genomic scaffold, ASM336829v1 scaf_tig00214183_4049273_7079891, whole genome shotgun sequence genomic interval catccctacttGTGATGTTTCAGTTTTCGGCATGCAACCCTATAGTCTTAAGAGATGTGCAAAGTCAGTGTAGATGGTGTCAGTTTTTCACATCTAGCACTGAGTGTTGATTTATTGGTATTAGATTGCAGGTTTGTTTATGTAGTTGTTGGGTAAAATTGCATTGGTTATGTACATCAGATTATTACAGATATATTTCATAGTCTCCTGGCTTGCTTCCTGTTTCAGACAGAGTGTTTTTGACCGGGCTTAGTTACATCTCAGTTCCtgtcagatctgtgtgtgtgtgtctgtgtttccatgtgactgctatttttttttttaatcatcttcacttcactttttttcagtagaggatttaaaaaaaaattattttctattatttttttatatatgtttcatAGGGTGCAAGAGTGGTGGTATCTGCCAGGACCTATGCAGACTTTACCCCTCAGGCCACCTTTGATATTAAGGTGAGTTTATCACATCAGCAGttacttaatttattatatatatatatatatatatatatatatatatttgaaagaaatgaatataaaatttatcagttttcataaaaattttaaccgcacaactgctttcaacactgatactaagaaatattttttgagtaCCAAAtgagcattttagaatgatttctgaaagatcatgtgacaccgaagactggagtaattatgctgaaaattcagctttaccgtcacaggaataaataaaaaatttaaatattcacaatattactgtttttagttctaatataaaaaaatgcagctttagtgagcagacttctttcaaaaacaataaaaatcttactgaccctaagcTTTTGAACTTTTGCACTGTGCATTTTATTGTATCTTAATGCATTTGAAagctttttatgtattttttggcaGAAATGTGACTTGCACAAGCTGGAGGAGGGCCCACCACTGCAGGCCGTGCTTACAAGAGAGGAGGGGCTTCAGTACTACCGCACAATGCAGACCATGAGACGTATGGAGCTCAAGGCCGATCAGCTCTACAAGCAGAAGATCATCAGGGGCTTCTGTCACCTTTATGATGGACAGGTGCCATGtgcactacacacacacagacagaagatTGTCAGAGACTCGGAGCACTCACTTTTGCCAGTGTAAAATAGtcaaatttaaagggttagttcacccaaaaataaaaatgtcattaatgacaccctcatgtcgttccaaacccgtgagacctccgtttatcttcagaacacagtatatgatatttttgatttagtcctccattgaaactgtttgtacggtatactgtccatgaataaagtcgtaatttttgttagttttggaccaaaatgtattttcgatacttcaacaaattctaactgatcctctgatgacacatggacttctttgatgatgtttttcttacctttctggacatggacagtatactgtacaatcattttcaatggagggacagaaagcttttggactaaatctaaaatatcttaaactgtgttctgaagatgaacagaagtcttacgggtttggaacgacatgagggtaagtcattaatgacctcattttcatttgtgggtgaactaaccctttaagatttaTTATAGGTTTTGATTCGCATGGTTGCAAATGTCATTTGTAATCGGTTTAAATGTTGACAACTTGGTGAAGACAGAAACACTTACAAGTACATTGTGTTCTCTAACAGGAAGCATGTGCGGTTGGTATCGAGGCAGGTATTAATCTATCAGACCATCTTATCACAGCGTATCGTGCTCACGGGTACACTCTCACTAGAGGTGGCACTGTTCGTGAGATCATGGCAGAGCTCACCGGTGAGAACAACAAAACCCACAACTTAAAGTTGTGATCTCTTACAAATGTatctcttgtttgtttgtttttttatttatttgtttcttctgTCCCTCTTCTGTGTGTCTCTATTTCTCCATCAGGCCGTAGAGGAGGTATTGCTAAAGGAAAGGGAGGGTCTATGCATATGTACACTAAACATTTTTATGGAGGAAATGGAATTGTGGGAGCTCAGGTACTTTAAATGAATCGACTGGAGTACCTTATGAATAGAGAGCTGGTATCAATACTGATTAAGTATTAAACCATTCATATTACACATGTTTGTATCCCAGGTGCCTCTTGGGGCAGGTGTAGCGTTGGCCTGCAAATACCTGGGCAAGAATgagctgtgtgtctgtctctatgGTGATGGTGCCGCAAATCAGGTAAGGCACTTCTACGCAACAGTCGAGTATTCACCTGCTGCGAATCCTAATAACATTTCACACTGTCCATGTACTGCTTTACTTTATGTTCTAACTTGTGCATTATGATGGGTCTGTAGCAGTGGATGTACAGGGAGGTTTCACACATGCTTTTTTTGCACATGGTTCTGCAGGGTCAGATCTTTGAGACGTATAATATGGCATCTCTGTGGAAGCTGCCTTGCATCTTCATTTGCGAGAATAACAAATACGGCATGGGTACTTCTGTGGAGAGAGCAGCTGCTAGTACTGACTACTACAAGAGAGGCGATTTCATCCCTGGATTGAGGGTAAGATGCAGGATGGACATGTCACCGTGCTTTTACTTGTATCAATTTACTCTATGTCAGAATATCTTCTCACCCTTTCTCTGGCATTGTAGTTGGATGGCATGGACGTTCTTTGTGTGAGGGAGGCCACCAAATTTGCTGCTGAACACTGCAGATCAGGAAAGGTGAGCActggtttgatttattttttaaattttaggaatggaaaaaaaatattatttgccctatatatatatatatatatatatatatatatatatatatatatatatatatatatatatata includes:
- the LOC113091397 gene encoding pyruvate dehydrogenase E1 component subunit alpha, mitochondrial isoform X1 yields the protein MQKMLTIISNVLRGSASRNGAELVSEGARVVVSARTYADFTPQATFDIKKCDLHKLEEGPPLQAVLTREEGLQYYRTMQTMRRMELKADQLYKQKIIRGFCHLYDGQEACAVGIEAGINLSDHLITAYRAHGYTLTRGGTVREIMAELTGRRGGIAKGKGGSMHMYTKHFYGGNGIVGAQVPLGAGVALACKYLGKNELCVCLYGDGAANQGQIFETYNMASLWKLPCIFICENNKYGMGTSVERAAASTDYYKRGDFIPGLRLDGMDVLCVREATKFAAEHCRSGKGPILMELQTYRYHGHSMSDPGVSYRTREEIQEVRSKSDPISMLKDRMLSNNMASVEELKEIDVEVRKEIEDAAQFATTDPEPPLDDLCNHIFYNDHPMEVRGINPWSKLKSVS
- the LOC113091397 gene encoding pyruvate dehydrogenase E1 component subunit alpha, mitochondrial isoform X2, which produces MQKMLTIISNVLRGSASRNGARVVVSARTYADFTPQATFDIKKCDLHKLEEGPPLQAVLTREEGLQYYRTMQTMRRMELKADQLYKQKIIRGFCHLYDGQEACAVGIEAGINLSDHLITAYRAHGYTLTRGGTVREIMAELTGRRGGIAKGKGGSMHMYTKHFYGGNGIVGAQVPLGAGVALACKYLGKNELCVCLYGDGAANQGQIFETYNMASLWKLPCIFICENNKYGMGTSVERAAASTDYYKRGDFIPGLRLDGMDVLCVREATKFAAEHCRSGKGPILMELQTYRYHGHSMSDPGVSYRTREEIQEVRSKSDPISMLKDRMLSNNMASVEELKEIDVEVRKEIEDAAQFATTDPEPPLDDLCNHIFYNDHPMEVRGINPWSKLKSVS